A window of the Cicer arietinum cultivar CDC Frontier isolate Library 1 chromosome 6, Cicar.CDCFrontier_v2.0, whole genome shotgun sequence genome harbors these coding sequences:
- the LOC101496950 gene encoding uncharacterized protein, producing MGYPKPKSMTNRSLKICLFVSFIFLIIVATVIISLSLTIFKPKNPDVSLYPIGLKDLQFFQPNVTIVPLGLIITIVNPNYGGFKTKNTTGFLNYHKTLVANVPIKTEFLPARSTTNVTAIAGLMTQNLISDADFLSDIEDGSFNLTANATLHGKVHMIKVFKLKATVYLSCDMFFNITSFDTHSSCITKIKV from the coding sequence ATGGGCTACCCAAAACCAAAATCCATGACCAATAGAAGCCTCAAAATCTGCTTAtttgtttctttcattttcttaatcATTGTTGCCACCGTGATTATATCATTATCTCTAACAATCTTTAAACCCAAGAACCCAGATGTTAGTCTCTACCCAATTGGACTTAAGGATCTTCAATTTTTCCAACCCAATGTCACTATTGTACCTTTAGGCTTAATTATTACAATTGTGAATCCAAATTATGGAGGCTTCAAGACAAAAAACACAACCGGTTTTCTTAATTATCACAAAACTCTTGTAGCAAATGTTCCTATAAAAACAGAGTTCCTTCCAGCGCGTAGTACCACTAATGTGACCGCTATTGCGGGTCTTATGACCCAAAATTTGATATCCGACGCTGATTTTTTGTCGGATATCGAAGATGGGTCTTTCAATTTGACGGCAAATGCAACACTTCATGGGAAAGTTCATATGATTAAGGTTTTCAAATTGAAGGCTACGGTTTATCTCTCTTGTGATATGTTTTTTAACATAACTTCCTTTGACACTCATTCTAGCTGCATAACTAAAATCAAGGTGTGA
- the LOC113784532 gene encoding aspartic proteinase 39-like: protein MYTTTVKLGSPPREYIVLIDTGSDLLWVSCNHCDNCPRSNGVGFKFNFFDTIDSSTAAMIYCSDRLCPFGVQGVDVRCLPSVKQCTYTYGYQDNSTTSGVYVTDEMHFDMILGQPSPSSVNSSATVSFG from the exons ATGTACACAACAACAGTCAAGCTCGGATCTCCACCAAGGGAATATATTGTGCTGATTGATACTGGAAGCGACCTTCTCTGGGTTAGTTGCAATCATTGTGATAATTGCCCTCGATCTAATGGAGTTGGG tttaaattcaatttctttgACACGATAGATTCATCCACGGCTGCGATGATTTATTGCTCGGACCGTCTATGCCCTTTCGGGGTTCAAGGTGTGGATGTTCGATGCCTTCCTTCTGTTAAACAGTGCACATACACCTATGGGTATCAAGATAATAGTACTACCTCAGGTGTTTATGTCACTGATGAAATGCATTTTGACATGATCCTCGGGCAGCCCTCTCCTTCAAGTGTTAACTCTTCAGCCACTGTCTCTTTTGGGTGA